In one Cercospora beticola chromosome 1, complete sequence genomic region, the following are encoded:
- a CDS encoding uncharacterized protein (antiSMASH:Cluster_5), producing the protein MGAALSNVIKSIDSTNDSGQQAIESLSALRALGESRDDVAWDKAETLGAGDHAPILKKLMRSQSIVTDASSSNDQIASGIKRVTGNTVKGQILDGLTDIIANALSTVLNDSAQVSSKHFYALIATSSGALLRVDIDIHSYNLRSKRLQQYAENVVTFTSIISTIDMTYLTLADLKSIVSTTYTSSPEERQKAIFDLVKAAWENDLKLNGGGDLDDAERDRSRALIRPSEYEKQAASPAA; encoded by the exons ATGGGTGCAGCACTTTCCAACGTAATCAAGTCAATCGACAGCACAAATGACTCCGGACAGCAAGCAATAGAGTCATTGAGCGCTCTTCGTGCACTGGGTGAGAGTCGGGACGATGTCGCCTGGGACAAAGCTGAAACACTAGGAGCTGGCGACCATGCACCTATACTCAAAAAGTTGATGCGGTCCCAATCCATCGTCACAGATGCATCGTCGAGCAACGATCAGATTGCCTCCGGCATCAAGCGCGTGACAGGCAATACAGTCAAGGGTCAGATTCTGGATGG ACTCACCGATATTATTGCTAACGCACTATCTACCGTACTCAACGACTCCGCTCAAGTCTCATCGAAGCACTTTTACGCTCTCATCGCAACCAGTTCGGGTGCTTTGCTACGCGTCGATATCGATATCCACTCATACAACCTGAGATCAAAGCGGCTACAACAATACGCGGAGAACGTGGTCACTTTCACCTCGATCATTTCTACCATCGATATGACATATTTGACGCTTGCGGACCTGAAAAGCATTGTGTCGACAACATACACTAGCTCTCCCGAAGAGCGGCAAAAGGCAATCTTTGACCTGGTCAAAGCGGCTTGGGAGAATGATCTCAAGCTCAACGGTGGCGGGGATTTGGATGATGCAGAGCGCGACAGATCTCGGGCCTTAATCAGGCCTAGCGAGTATGAGAAGCAGGCCGCAAGCCCCGCTGCATGA
- a CDS encoding uncharacterized protein (antiSMASH:Cluster_5), producing MVTTRSGESTDDGTPSKPVTRSSATRTTTASPTPPASPTTRSRATKSPAPTSYSRTLRSSTSSGSWSHTPSNLTLLWLAISLPLVIWDAGYVLLRPHSMPGGYLHSPIWKPYALYAEIDYVYGFPALAQKNGWTATQTWFNVFETIGYAVYLYWIFTFGVRDWGEGRGAPGKREVRELEKAAGAGGFLEGLVERRVLDGKLAGQAVVLGFSVASLTFFKTVMYWVLEYFNEFQNIGHNDWGTLILMWIIPNGAWLIGPSYMMYVFGAELLEGLEIAAEGSSRKTK from the exons ATGGTGACAACACGCAGCGGAGAATCGACCGACGATGGTACCCCCTCGAAGCCCGTAACTCGCTCCTCTGCGACACGCACAACGACGGCATCACCAACACCGCCCGCCTCACCTACAACGCGCTCTCGTGCGACCAAATCACCCGCGCCGACATCCTACTCTCGCACCCTCCGCTCCTCCACATCCTCAGGATCATGGTCCCACACCCCGTCAAACCTCACCCTTCTCTGGCTCGCCATCTCCCTCCCACTCGTAATCTGGGATGCTGGCTACGTTCTTCTCCGCCCCCATAGCATGCCAGGCGGCTACCTCCACAGTCCAATCTGGAAACCTTACGCGCTCTATGCCGAAATCGACTACGTCTACGGTTTTCCCGCGCTAGCGCAGAAGAATGGTTGGACGGCGACACAGACGTGGTTCAATGTTTTTGAGACAATTGGGTATGCGGTTTATTTGTATTGGATTTTCACATTTGGAGTGAGAGATTGGGGCGAGGGAAGAGGTGCGCCTGGGAAGAGGGAGGTGAGAGAGTTGGAGaaagctgctggtgctggggGCTTTCTGGAGGGATTGGTAGAGAGGAGAGTATTGGATGGGAAGCTGGCGGGACAGGCGGTGGTGTTGGGGTTTAGTGTGGCCAGTTTGACGTTTTTCAAGACGGTCATGTATT GGGTCCTCGAGTACTTCAACGAGTTCCAGAACATTGGACACAATGACTGGGGGACTTTGATTCTCATGTGGATCATTCCCAATGGAGCCTGGCTGATCGGACCAAGTTACATGATGTATGTCTTTGGCGCCGAGCTTCTAGAAGGGCTGGAGATTGCTGCAGAAGGGTCGTCGCGAAAGACGAAGTAG
- a CDS encoding uncharacterized protein (antiSMASH:Cluster_5): MCEVYRGAEINIALAAAADGSESALSNRDTSLVRAVSTRALWHDEGATEPDWIVFSLSTGVEDLTESQLMKRAWVVQELQLATRTVVLGADQIYHICRPVMSCETFPGGMPGHMHQFLWFRKLAVVYRYNAWDDLVQTFSKCGITKASDWTMAIAGLARWYAKQLDDEYVAGLWRSLLPCCLLWAVQDDAVTKRAAPYRAPTWSWLSIEGPVCCTSQAEGEQDLCDIISIRVDLIDSRNPYGQIRAGDIILRGYVTPVTLWGKREFAMIGTTDCNTGKIVALTPKRPRIGSRHGSCYLSRDVQTSEHGSDFDDLQLKPDGSIDSLLTIQVGPDVDKVDQLEECSITRYVRAYALPVSQCSLSERGFLCVDGLLLVETQGRSGSFSRIGWFNICAYSDAVDRLTATERCSVRIV, from the coding sequence ATGTGCGAAGTGTACCGTGGTGCTGAAATCAACATTGCTctagctgctgctgctgacggtTCAGAATCTGCTCTGTCCAATCGCGATACGTCACTCGTACGAGCAGTGTCTACTCGAGCTTTGTGGCACGATGAGGGCGCGACTGAGCCAGATTGGATCGTCTTCAGCCTCAGCACAGGTGTCGAGGATCTCACTGAAAGCCAACTTATGAAAAGGGCTTGGGTAGTGCAAGAACTTCAACTAGCCACAAGAACAGTTGTCCTGGGCGCCGATCAGATCTACCATATTTGCAGACCGGTAATGTCCTGTGAAACATTTCCAGGTGGCATGCCCGGACACATGCACCAATTTCTATGGTTCAGAAAACTGGCAGTTGTCTATCGTTATAACGCGTGGGATGACCTTGTCCAAACCTTCTCGAAGTGTGGCATCACGAAGGCCAGCGACTGGACCATGGCCATTGCAGGCTTAGCACGCTGGTATGCCAAACAGCTCGATGACGAATATGTGGCGGGATTGTGGCGCTCTCTGCTTCCATGTTGTCTCTTGTGGGCAGTGCAAGATGATGCTGTCACCAAAAGAGCAGCACCATATCGTGCCCCGACCTGGTCGTGGCTTTCGATCGAAGGGCCTGTGTGTTGTACATCtcaagcagaaggagaacaGGACCTTTGCGACATCATCTCCATACGGGTCGACTTGATCGACTCGCGAAACCCTTACGGTCAGATCCGGGCCGGGGATATCATCTTGCGTGGTTATGTGACGCCAGTCACTCTCTGGGGCAAGCGAGAATTCGCCATGATTGGTACTACGGACTGCAACACCGGCAAAATCGTAGCTTTGACTCCCAAGCGCCCCAGGATAGGCTCGCGGCACGGTAGTTGTTACCTGTCGAGAGACGTCCAAACTTCAGAGCACGGTTCCGATTTCGACGACCTACAATTGAAGCCCGATGGGTCCATCGACTCTTTGCTTACCATTCAGGTGGGACCTGATGTGGACAAAGTAGATCAGCTCGAGGAGTGTTCCATTACCAGATATGTAAGAGCATACGCTCTCCCAGTGTCGCAGTGCTCACTGTCAGAAAGGGGCTTCCTATGTGTTGATGGGCTTTTATTGGTGGAAACGCAAGGCCGCAGTGGCAGTTTCTCCAGAATCGGCTGGTTCAATATTTGTGCTTATAGCGATGCAGTAGATCGCTTGACAGCTACCGAGCGCTGTAGTGTTCGCATTGTTTGA
- a CDS encoding uncharacterized protein (antiSMASH:Cluster_5~CAZy:CBM52) gives MERHTSSSAFALFLLATSAVRCVLAAPADTGSATAGDTAAELLSCGEAYYYASKYTCYDGDFLCPILNGEPTLRCGPDCYLPENYSCSNGKLVYPPTGGSGPGTNPGSGGDDHDACTKPPTTQQLSDPPLLVAWPAGNSGAVAFFRPADGGVNGSLSIGLSGVDSAAGFEYLQGVYEQPAQDSLSGLLMVGVRAVFNLNTSATLSVAILGSIRNIRDFTEGPSLLYPIIQDAIEYNQIEDGGVEISRLWLDNVTTTSMSFTPLAGVGEITINNGTLEMPAGSYDFVAKFDYPQLEQLDGSEVLNEQSQGLIEEEGARVTSLTFLSYSQKLLAGAWRFLTYFGRDSMIATLLMQDILSEGEGGAIEAVIGAVLERLNRTSGVVCHEETIGDYATYLNIQRNETSTAPGCTYLMVDTDYFLTPLMENYFLNTEIGRERTQGFLATESTLDFGNAGLTYGELALINARAVMEKTAAFAQAGGQTQENLIHLEEDEVVGQWRDSTYGIGGGRIPYDVNTALVPAALRSISALSAAGWFQEYPEWAELAAQYAQVWEDNTLQFFEVVVPAEEARQLVCSYTSASGYGFPSQSDLITSDVVYHGLALEGNNNQPLVKVMNTDDCFRHFLTNTTNQTQLTSFLNQSATNIRTPFPVGLLTPVSLVVANPAYGGDPVYAANFTNNAYHGTVIWSWQLAMMAAGFQRQLGRCTNDDNENTPDFCSNEAVYANVKGAYNDLWDNIEANEQYLNSEVWSWIIRDGEFVFEPLGALPPPAGQNPTESNIRQLWSLTFIAVKRDEALR, from the exons ATGGAGAGACATACTTCTAGTTCGGCCTTTGCGCTGTTCTTGCTTGCAACGAGTGCAGTGCGATGCGTTTTGGCGGCACCGGCAGACACTGGTTCTGCCACCGCTGGAGATACAGCTGCGGAGCTGTTATCTTGTGGGGAGGCGTATTACTATGCATCGAAG TATACGTGCTACGATGGCGACTTCCTGTGTCCGATCCTCAACGGTGAGCCCACGCTGCGATGTGGACCAGACTGCTATCTTCCTGAGAATTACTCTTGCAGCAATGGGAAGTTGGTCTATCCGCCAACCGGTGGCTCAGGACCTGGAACAAACCCAGGCTCGGGAGGAGACGATCATGATGCTTGCACGAAGCCACCTACAACTCAGCAGCTGAGTGATCCGCC ACTTCTAGTTGCATGGCCTGCGGGCAACTCTGGTGCTGTGGCCTTCTTCCGTCCCGCCGATGGAGGTGTCAATGGATCACTATCTATTGGGCTTTCTGGAGTCGATAGTGCAGCAGGTTTTGAGTATCTTCAGGGCGTTTACGAACAGCCTGCACAAGACTCATTGTCTGGCTTACTAATGGTCGGTGTGAGAGCAGTATTCAACTTGAACACTTCCGCAACGCTTTCTGTGGCGATTCTGGGCAGTATCCGCAACATTCGAGACTTCACAGAAGGACCCTCACTCTTGTATCCGATAATTCAGGACGCGATCGAGTACAATCAGATCGAAGACGGCGGTGTCGAGATCTCCCGGCTCTGGCTCGACAACGTTACGACCACTTCCATGTCTTTCACGCCACTTGCTGGAGTGGGAGAAATTACCATCAACAATGGCACGCTGGAAATGCCAGCAGGAAGCTACGATTTCGTAGCAAAGTTCGATTACCCTCAGCTTGAGCAGCTTGACGGCAGTGAAGTTCTGAACGAGCAGTCTCAGGGCTTGATTGAGGAAGAGGGCGCCCGCGTCACTTCTTTGACCTTCTTGTCATACTCCCAAAAGCTGCTAGCTGGCGCATGGAGATTCTTGACATATTTCGGCCGTGACAGCATGATTGCGACCCTGTTGATGCAAGACATACTATCGGAAGGCGAAGGTGGTGCTATCGAAGCTGTGATTGGCGCTGTGCTGGAACGACTCAATCGTACTTCTGGAGTTGTCTGCCACGAAGAGACGATTGGCGACTATGCCACATATCTCAACATCCAGAGAAACGAAACTAGCACTGCGCCCGGCTGCACATACCTAATGGTGGATACCGATTACTTTTTGACGCCACTCATGGAGAACTACTTTCTTAACACCGAGATCGGTCGAGAGCGAACTCAAGGTTTCCTGGCCACCGAGTCAACACTAGACTTTGGAAATGCTGGATTGACGTATGGCGAGCTTGCACTCATCAATGCTAGGGCTGTCATGGAGAAGACTGCAGCATTTGCTCAAGCAGGCGGTCAGACACAGGAGAACCTGATCCacctggaagaagacgaagttgtAGGCCAATGGCGAGACAGCACTTATGGTATCGGTGGAGGTCGCATCCCATACGATGTCAACACTGCTCTCGTACCAGCCGCACTGAGATCCATCTCCGCTCTTTCAGCTGCAGGCTGGTTCCAAGAATATCCCGAATGGGCTGAACTAGCAGCCCAGTACGCTCAAGTGTGGGAGGATAACACTCTCCAATTCTTCGAAGTCGTCGttccagcagaagaagcccgACAATTGGTGTGCTCCTACACCTCAGCATCAGGCTACGGCTTCCCTTCGCAGTCCGACCTCATCACCTCCGACGTCGTCTACCACGGCCTCGCTCTCGAAGGCAACAACAACCAACCCCTCGTCAAAGTCATGAACACCGACGACTGTTTCCGCCACTTCCTCACCAACACCACAAATCAAACCCAACTCACATCCTTCCTCAACCAATCCGCAACCAACATCCGCACGCCCTTCCCCGTCGGCCTCCTAACACCCGTCTCCCTCGTCGTCGCAAACCCAGCCTACGGCGGTGACCCAGTCTACGCCGCAAATTTCACGAATAATGCCTACCACGGCACAGTAATCTGGTCCTGGCAACTCGCCATGATGGCTGCCGGGTTTCAACGACAATTAGGTCGCTGTACGAATGACGACAACGAAAATACACCAGATTTCTGTTCCAACGAAGCAGTCTACGCAAACGTCAAAGGAGCATATAATGATCTCTGGGATAATATCGAAGCGAACGAACAATATCTAAATTCGGAAGTTTGGAGTTGGATCATTCGCGATGGAGAATTTGTGTTTGAGCCTTTGGGGGCTTTGCCGCCTCCTGCTGGGCAGAATCCTACT GAGAGTAATATTCGGCAATTGTGGTCTTTGACCTTTATTGCTGTGAAGAGAGATGAAGCATTGAGATAA
- a CDS encoding uncharacterized protein (MEROPS:MER0045883~antiSMASH:Cluster_5~BUSCO:EOG092638EN) → MSTTTHPDVSATEGTFLTSDNVSLYTRTWSSSTTPLKARLIFLHGFSDHCNFYGDFFPSLALQGIKVYAYDQRGWGRNVASSPSERGNTGNTDRILSDLESFIQHVLSVTSESDIPLFLMGHSMGGGEVLYYASSRGPGWGAPETKARIRGYLCEAPIIALHPAAKPWRVTQVVGKLVSKVLPRQQIVQKLDASKLCRDPEVCKEWVADELNHDTGTLECLANLLERARLMEEAKEVVLKDGQGEGGKTRLWIGFGTGDEVLSFEACEKWFKGLKDVEDKELRVYEGWYHKLHAEPGEDKKTYAKDVSQWILERSGPVETLGVKARL, encoded by the coding sequence ATGTCGACCACCACACATCCCGACGTGTCCGCCACCGAAGGCACATTCCTCACCTCCGATAACGTCTCCCTTTACACACGCACCTGGTCCTCCAGCACCACCCCTCTCAAAGCCCGTCTTATCTTCCTCCACGGCTTCAGCGACCACTGCAATTTCTATGGCGACTTCTTCCCAAGTCTCGCCCTCCAAGGCATCAAAGTCTACGCCTACGACCAACGCGGCTGGGGTCGAAACGTCGCATCCTCACCCTCCGAAAGAGGTAACACGGGAAACACCGATCGCATCCTATCCGATCTCGAAAGCTTCATCCAACATGTCCTTTCCGTCACCTCCGAATCCGATATCCCACTCTTCTTAATGGGACACAGcatgggcggcggcgaagtcCTCTACTACGCGTCCTCCCGCGGTCCCGGCTGGGGAGCACCCGAAACAAAAGCTCGGATTCGAGGATACTTATGTGAAGCGCCCATCATCGCCCTCCACCCCGCCGCAAAACCTTGGAGAGTAACCCAAGTCGTAGGAAAACTAGTAAGTAAAGTCCTACCTCGACAACAAATCGTACAGAAACTCGACGCGTCGAAACTCTGTCGCGATCCGGAAGTTTGTAAAGAGTGGGTCGCGGATGAGTTGAATCATGATACGGGGACTTTGGAGTGTTTGGCGAATTTGTTGGAGAGGGCGAGGTTGATGGAGGAGGCCAAAGAGGTTGTGTTGAAGGACGGACAAGGGGAGGGAGGGAAGACGAGGCTGTGGATTGGTTTTGGGACTGGGGATGAGGTGTTGAGTTTTGAGGCTTGTGAGAAGTGGTTTAAAGGGTTGAAGGATGTGGAGGATAAGGAGTTGAGGGTGTACGAGGGGTGGTACCATAAGCTGCATGCTGAGCCCGgagaggacaagaagacttACGCGAAGGATGTGAGCCAGTGGATTTTGGAGAGGTCTGGGCCTGTTGAGACGCTGGGTGTAAAGGCACGGTTGTGA
- a CDS encoding uncharacterized protein (antiSMASH:Cluster_5), which translates to MDSGFATATATDTRAWLWVASFLSLIYSLLCLAARFTGKWDLLWWDDLILSGGYLSAIVHWGFLFQAFTSGVGVASIAISRHQLNVAAKMYFGSRIPGFVAHCLAKLSILVFTRRIFAGDIYKESVFFGVSYAVTIVYGVLGVLLSSAGCRPADSLNPSVNAVCDFNTARWTIITAFDGLTELIILAMPIWFISKNQLKASKKRIVIFVYMFRLIVIGFSIATTSTYFDFLKTNSNDPIDIAPTIAWQEVSLGFSLISASFPCLRSFLWAFMSRGLMTMYGNTTASASESRSQNQSVQLRSMNKSYASQADRDPSGGGPRLRPERALEYSVHVRGDAPTSSLAASRKKSQIDPYGSRKRSDDSDQMIIHHETSYRVESSY; encoded by the exons ATGGATTCCGGCTTCGCGACTGCCACTGCAACCGATACGCGAGCCTGGCTGTGGGTCGCCAGCTTCCTCTCGCTCATCTACAGTCTGCTCTGTCTGGCCGCCCGCTTCACTGGAAAATGGGATTTGCTCTGGTGGGATGATCTCATCCTGAGCGGTGGCTACTTGTCCGCCATTGTACATTGGGGTTTCTTGTTTCAAGCATTTACAAGTGGAGTGGGAGTGGCTTCCATTGCCATTTCACGCCATCAGCTCAATGTCGCTGCAAAA ATGTATTTCGGGTCCCGCATACCAGGATTCGTTGCCCACTGCCTCGCGAAGCTCtccatcctcgtcttcacacGCCGAATCTTCGCTGGCGATATCTACAAGGAAAGCGTCTTCTTTGGCGTATCCTACGCCGTGACAATCGTATATGGAGTTCTCGGAGTACTCCTCAGCTCTGCAGGATGTCGTCCCGCAGACAGCTTGAACCCAAGCGTCAATGCGGTTTGCGACTTCAAT ACCGCCCGCTGGACCATCATAACCGCCTTCGACGGCCTAACCgaactcatcatcctcgccatgccCATCTGGTTCATCAGCAAAAACCAACTCAAAGCCAGCAAAAAGCGCATCGTAATCTTCGTCTACATGTTCCGCCTAATCGTCATAGGCTTCAGCATAGCCACAACCTCAACCTACTTCGACTTCCTCAAAACAAACTCCAACGACCCCATCGACATCGCCCCCACAATCGCCTGGCAAGAAGTCTCCCTCGGCTTCAGCCTCATCTCCGCCTCTTTCCCTTGCCTTCGCTCTTTCCTCTGGGCGTTCATGTCCCGAGGTCTCATGACAATGTACGGGAATACGACTGCTTCAGCATCGGAATCGAGATCACAGAACCAGAGTGTGCAGTTACGTTCCATGAATAAATCTTATGCTTCGCAAGCGGATCGCGATCCGAGTGGTGGGGGTCCGAGGTTAAGGCCTGAGAGAGCGTTGGAGTATAGTGTACACGTGCGAGGGGATGCGCCGACGAGTTCTTTGGCGGCcagcagaaagaagagtcAGATTGATCCTTATGGATCAAGGAAGAGAAGTGATGATTCGGATCAGATGATTATTCATCATGAGACGAGTTATCGTGTGGAGAGTTCGTATTGA
- a CDS encoding uncharacterized protein (SMCOG1199:NmrA family protein~antiSMASH:Cluster_5), whose product MSSNSDKKLLVVFGATGNQGGSVIDLVLSTPDLSSKYSLRGITRSTSSPKAQALTSKGVEMVSADLNDPSSLQSALQGAYGVYGITDFWSLMSKEKEITQGKAIFSAARSSGVKHLVFSALPYAEKLTNGQLAHVEHFDSKAIVKEYIEENKKSTGMIASYFMPAMFLQEAQKQIRPNPQNNNKPTIALPFPDENIAWPMIDVNADTGKYVMGLFEGGSKADGVSVNGVSTWTTPKEFVAAVSKSVGKEVDFVPLPREVFEGFLPDAVKKELGEMMDLIGKWNYFGKGQEKEQEGHDEWLAKGTKKVGLEEWVGKTKFEI is encoded by the coding sequence ATGTCTTCCAACTCAGACAAGAaactcctcgtcgtcttcggcgcAACGGGAAACCAAGGTGGCTCCgtcatcgacctcgtcctCTCCACCCCAGATCTGTCCTCTAAATACTCCCTCCGCGGCATAACCCGCTCGACTAGCAGCCCAAAAGCCCAAGCCCTCACCTCCAAAGGCGTAGAGATGGTCTCTGCCGACCTCAACGACCCCTCATCCCTCCAATCCGCCCTCCAAGGCGCCTACGGCGTCTACGGCATAACAGACTTCTGGTCCCTCATGTCCAAAGAGAAAGAAATCACCCAAGGCAAAGccatcttctccgcagcCCGATCCTCCGGCGTCAAGCACCTCGTCTTCTCCGCTCTACCATACGCTGAGAAGTTAACAAACGGCCAACTCGCCCACGTCGAACATTTCGACTCCAAAGCGATTGTCAAAGAATACATCGAAGAAAACAAAAAGTCCACCGGAATGATCGCATCGTACTTCATGCCCGCAATGTTTTTGCAAGAAGCCCAAAAGCAAATCCGACCAAATCCTCAGAATAACAATAAACCCACCATTGCTCTCCCCTTCCCAGACGAAAACATCGCGTGGCCTATGATCGACGTCAACGCTGATACAGGAAAATACGTCATGGGACTCTTCGAAGGAGGCTCAAAGGCCGACGGAGTCAGCGTCAATGGAGTGAGCACTTGGACGACTCCGAAGGAGTTCGTGGCGGCTGTGAGTAAGAGTGTTGGCAAAGAAGTCGATTTTGTGCCTTTGCCGAGGGAGGTGTTTGAGGGCTTTTTGCCGGAtgcggtgaagaaggagttgGGTGAGATGATGGATTTAATTGGGAAATGGAATTATTTTGGGAAGGGACAAGAGAAGGAGCAGGAGGGACATGATGAGTGGTTGGCGAAGGGGACGAAGAAGGTTGGGTTGGAGGAGTGGGTTGGGAAGACGAAGTTTGAGATTTGA
- a CDS encoding uncharacterized protein (antiSMASH:Cluster_5~SMCOG1038:phenylalanine-specific permease), which yields MQNVPLDNMSKEHAFAERDVDLDADSDVQQVQARNYDPHNDQRDMRRLGKKQELKRRFRFFSVVGFVVVLGLTWEFSLTTLVFNLGNGGTAGAIWLVLVVCSCMFFVMLSMAELASMAPTSGGQYHWVSEFSPPHLQRPLSYAVGWLCALGWQCAMPTVAYIGGQQVLALIVIATDGSYVIQGWHASLMTMAFVLSAISFNTFAIGKLPVLEGLAVVLHVFGFFAFVVIMWVMGPRADAKLTFTDFTNANGWSSVGLATMIGMVGPVTTYLGADSAVHLAEELKDASYVLPRAMFSAAIINYISGFVMTVTFMFNLGDLDEILEATSGQPWVSAIFAITGSKAGTIVLIVVMTVMYFFCAVNQVTTSSRQVFAFARDKGLPFHQFLSRVRPDSGVPANSVYVTLIFTCLLSLIIIGSTVAFNIILSVSATGLFTSYLTVIATVLAKRIRGEKFPASKFSLGKWGALVNVIAICFLIVAYIFLFFPAAPRPEPEAMNWAILVYGVVVIFAFVWYFIRGRHEYDGPVSYVRKDVL from the exons ATGCAGAACGTACCGTTGGATAATATGTCAAAGGAACATGCGTTCGCAGAAAGAGATGTGGATCTTGATGCGGACAGCGATGTCCAGCAGGTCCAGGCCAGGAATTACGACCCGCATAATG ACCAGCGGGATATGCGAAGATTGGGCAAGAAGCAAGAGTTGAAG CGTCGATTCCGATTCTTCTCCGTCGTtggcttcgtcgtcgtccttggTCTCACATGGGAGTTCTCTCTCACCACACTGGTCTTCAATCTGGGCAACGGAGGAACGGCTGGCGCGATATGGCTAGTGCTCGTCGTCTGCTCCTGCATGTTCTTCGTCATGTTGTCAATGGCTGAACTCGCTTCGATGGCGCCTACATCAGGTGGTCAATACCATT GGGTATCCGAGTTCTCACCTCCGCATTTGCAACGACCACTATCATACGCTGTCGGATGGCTTTGCGCGCTTGGATGGCAATGCGCTATGCCTACAGTCGCTTATATTGGTGGCCAGCAAGTCCTTGCGCTCATTGTCATTGCGACCGATGGAAGTTACGTGATCCAAGGATGGCACGCGTCGCTCATGACCATGGCATTCGTGTTGTCGGCCATCTCTTTCAACACGTTCGCTATCGGAAAACTCCCGGTTCTCGAAGGTCTTGCCGTTGTCCTCCACGTCTTTGGTTTCTTCGCCTTTGTCGTCATCATGTGGGTGATGGGGCCACGCGCTGACGCCAAACTCACCTTCACCGATTTCACCAACGCCAACGGATGGAGCAGCGTTGGTCTGGCCACGATGATTGGAATGGTCGGCCCCGTTACCACTTACCTTGGAGCTGACAGCGCTGTCCATCTTGCCGAGGAACTGAAGGATGCCAGCTATGTTCTCCCTCGAGCCATGTTTTCCGCGGCCATCATCAACTACATCTCGGGCTTCGTCATGACGGTGACTTTCATGTTCAATCTGGGCGACCTCGACGAGATTCTCGAAGCAACCAGTGGTCAACCGTGGGTTTCCGCAATTTTCGCTATCACTGGATCCAAGGCTGGCACCATCGTCCTGATCGTCGTCATGACAGTCATG TACTTCTTCTGCGCCGTCAACCAGgtcaccacctcctcccgACAAGTCTTCGCCTTTGCACGCGACAAGGGCCTCCCCTTCCACCAATTCCTCTCCCGCGTCCGTCCCGACTCCGGTGTTCCAGCAAACTCCGTCTACGTCACCTTGATCTTCACctgcctcctctccctcatcatcatcggatCCACAGTAGCTTTCAACATCATCCTCTCCGTGTCCGCTACTGGCCTCTTCACATCTTACCTCACAGTCATCGCCACCGTCCTGGCAAAGCGCATCCGAGGCGAGAAATTCCCTGCATCGAAATTCAGTCTTGGGAAATGGGGCGCTTTGGTGAATGTCATCGCCAtctgcttcttgatcgtTGCATATATTTTCTTGTTCTTCCCTGCGGCGCCGAGACCGGAGCCTGAGGCTATGAACTGGGCGATTCTTGT ATACGGCGTCGTAGTCATCTTCGCTTTCGTATGGTATTTCATTCGCGGACGACACGAGTATGATGGGCCCGTCAGCTATGTGCGGAAGGATGTTCTATAG